CTGACGTGCCGGGCCTGGGCGAGCTGAACGGGGCGTGGTCTTGTACCTCGCACCCCGGATCCGAGCTCGGTCCCGTGCCTTGGCCTCCCGCGGATCTTCCTTGCTGCGAGGCTTCCGTGGCGGCTCTGCCGTCGTGGTCGCTCTCTTCGGCCGCCATTCAACGCTCAGCTCAGAACTGGCACGGACTAGGGGAATCCGACTGTCTAATTAAAACAAAGCATTGCGATGGCCCCCGAGGGTGTTGACGCAATGTGATTTCTGCCCAGTGCTCTGAATGTCAACgtgaagaaattcaaaaaagcgCGGGTAAACGGCGGGAGTAACTATGACTCTCTTAAGGTAGCCAAATGCCTCGTCATCTAATTAGTGACGCGCATGAATGGATTAACGAGATTCCCTCTGTCCCTATCTACTTTCTAGCGAAACCACTGCCAAGGGAACGGGCTTGGAAAAATTAGCGGGGAAAGAAGACCCTGTTGAGCTTGACTCTAGTCTGGCATTGTAAGGAGACATGAGAGGTGTAGCATAAGTGGGAGATGGTAACATCGCCGGTGAAATACCACTACTTTCATCGTTTCTTTACTTACTCGGTTGGGCGGAGCGCGTGCGCCGGTGTTTCGACCCGGTTGTCACGGTGTTCTAGAGCCAAGCGTGTAAGAGTGGTGTGAGGTCTTCGCGGCCGATCGCCAAAAATACTCCCGCGTGATCCGATTCGAGGACACTGCCAGGCGGGGAGTTTGACTGGGGCGGTACATCTGTCAAAGAATAACGCAGGTGTCCTAAGGCCAGCTCAGCGAGGACAGAAACCTCGCGTAGAGCAAAAGGGCAAAAGCTGGCTTGATCTCGATGTTCAGTACGCATAGAGACTGCGAAAGCACGGCCTATCGATCCTTTTGGCTTGAAGAGTTTTCAGCAAGAGGTGTCAGAAAAGTTACCACAGGGATAACTGGCTTGTGGCGGCCAAGCGTTC
This genomic window from Apis mellifera strain DH4 linkage group LG15 unlocalized genomic scaffold, Amel_HAv3.1 GroupUN_39_associated_to_Group15, whole genome shotgun sequence contains:
- the LOC113219358 gene encoding LOW QUALITY PROTEIN: uncharacterized protein LOC113219358 (The sequence of the model RefSeq protein was modified relative to this genomic sequence to represent the inferred CDS: substituted 1 base at 1 genomic stop codon); the encoded protein is MVASHHRPLDRGKTNLSHDGLNPAHVPCWRVNNPTLGEFCFAMIGRADIEGSKSDVAMNAWPPQASYPCGNFSDTSCXKLFKPKGSIGRAFAVSMRTEHRDQASFCPFALREVSVLAELALGHLRYSLTDVPPQSNSPPGSVLESDHAGVFLAIGREDLTPLLHAWL